A stretch of Lathyrus oleraceus cultivar Zhongwan6 chromosome 6, CAAS_Psat_ZW6_1.0, whole genome shotgun sequence DNA encodes these proteins:
- the LOC127094212 gene encoding uncharacterized protein LOC127094212, producing MADGRRGRGRPRTQNSDSEPLSGSEGFQWPQFMQQMQQQQNQFMQQMMQQWNGGLHPQGVPQVAAGGSFRDFFRMNPLEFHGGLNPVKAQEWITDMERIFQIVHCNEENKVVFASHLMKGPVVRWWESASTLMTNQGIPRDWEHFKTVFLDKYFPSSLRTQKEFEFQQLRQGAMSVAAYAEKFEDMAAYSRQAAYAPDERWKIDQFLFGLRGEISHSVSQREFSSYVELLRQCYVAENSLKKVQEERDQYRSGQSDQGRPGNQFRPRSQTFKGKQVQHARPNQPPQCQACKKYHFGRCGVSGIRCFTCQREGHLSRECPQNKNHMQGRSIGRVYTLDARKAKSNNALIASTCLVNNHPCFVLFDCGATHSFVSIRCMKRLGLQAIPLSPPMVVTTAMDDVVETSLICENCSLSVNGRVFHIDLICLPLKKVDVVLGMDWLSANSVFIGCEENLIIIPSSEATPKDVLTTILEGTVRMVNFLFENEKSVLLALTKESSDNLNVTQIPVVCEFPEVFPKDVSSPPPEREVEFSIDLVPGTAPISISSYRMAPLELRELKNQLEELLTKHFIRPSVSPWGALVLLVKKKDGSMRLCIDYRQLNKVTIKNKYPLPRIDDLLDQLEGACVFSKIDLRSGYHQIRVKSSDVPKTAFRTRYGHYEFLVMPFGVTNAPAVFMDYMNRIFQPYLDQFVVIFIDDILIYSRTPQEHGEHLRIVLSVLQEKQLFAKLSKCEFWMNEVRFLGHVISQGRVSVDPSKVEAVTNWERPKNASEVRSFLGLASYYRRFIKGFSQIALPMTRLTRKEISFKWDSKCEKSFMSLKEKLTTAPVLVIPDPGKSYEVFCDASKKGLGGVLM from the coding sequence ATGGCTGACGGACGCAGAGGTCGTGGTAGACCCAGAACCCAGAATTCGGACTCTGAACCGCTAAGTGGTAGTGAAGGTTTTCAATGGCCTCAGTTTATGCaacaaatgcaacaacaacagaaTCAATTCATGCAACAGATGATGCAGCAGTGGAATGGTGGTTTGCATCCTCAGGGAGTTCCACAAGTAGCAGCAGGTGGTAGTTTTCGAGATTTCTTCCGCATGAATCCTCTAGAATTCCATGGTGGGCTGAATCCTGTGAAGGCTCAGGAGTGGATAACTGACATGGAAAGGATTTTTCAGATAGTGCATTGTAATGAAGAAAATAAGGTTGTGTTTGCCTCTCACCTGATGAAGGGTCCAGTTGTAAGATGGTGGGAGAGTGCTTCGACTCTTATGACCAATCAAGGAATACCTAGAGATTGGGAGCATTTTAAGACTGTTTTCTTGGATAAGTATTTTCCTAGTTCTTTGAGGACTCAGAaagagtttgaatttcaacaGCTCAGGCAGGGAGCTATGTCAGTAGCTGCGTATGCTGAAAAGTTCGAAGATATGGCTGCGTATTCTAGACAAGCCGCGTACGCTCCTGATGAGAGGTGGAAGATTGATCAGTTTCTTTTTGGTCTGAGGGGTGAAATTTCTCATAGTGTTTCTCAAAGGGAATTCAGTTCTTATGTTGAACTATTAAGACAATGTTATGTGGCTGAGAACAGTTTGAAGAAGGTTCAGGAAGAAAGGGATCAGTACAGGAGTGGGCAGAGTGACCAAGGAAGGCCAGGAAACCAGTTCAGGCCTAGATCTCAGACTTTCAAGGGGAAACAGGTGCAACATGCAAGACCTAACCAACCTCCTCAATGTCAGGCATGTAAGAAGTATCACTTTGGAAGATGTGGTGTGAGTGGAATTAGGTGTTTTACTTGTCAGAGGGAGGGACACTTGTCTAGGGAATGCCCTCAGAATAAGAATCATATGCAGGGGAGGAGTATCGGTCGAGTTTATACCTTGGATGCAAGAAAGGCTAAGAGCAACAATGCCTTAATTGCTAGTACGTGTCTCGTCAATAATCATCCTTGTTTTGTATTATTTGATTGTGGGGCGACACACTCTTTTGTATCAATTCGGTGCATGAAGCGTCTTGGCTTGCAAGCAATTCCTTTGTCTCCTCCTATGGTGGTTACTACCGCCATGGATGATGTGGTTGAGACATcgttgatttgtgaaaattgttcgCTCTCGGTAAATGGTAGAGTTTTTCATATTGATCTTATTTGTTTACCACTTAAGAAGGTTGATGTGGTTTTGGGGATGGATTGGCTTTCTGCCAACTCGGTGTTTATTGGTTGTGAAGAGAATTTGATTATCATTCCATCTAGTGAAGCTACTCCAAAGGATGTGTTAACTACAATCTTGGAAGGTACGGTTCGCATGGTTAATTTCTTGTTTGAGAATGAAAAGTCAGTTCTCTTGGCTCTTACTAAGGAATCTAGTGATAATCTGAATGTTACACAAATCCCTGTTGTTTGTGAATTTCCAGAAGTTTTTCCTAAGGATGTCTCCTCTCCTCCTCCTGAAAGGGAAGTGGAATTCTctattgatctggtacctggGACGGCTCCAATCTCCATCTCTTCGTATCGCATGGCACCACTAGAGTTGAGAGAGTTGAAGAATCAATTGGAAGAGTTGTTGACCAAGCATTTTATCCGACCGAGTGTCTCACCATGGGGAGCTCTAGTGTTACTAGTAAAGAAGAAGGACGGTAGTATGCGATTGTGTATTGATTATCGTCAATTGAATAAAGTTACCATCAAGAACAAGTACCCTCTGCCTCGGATAGACGATTTGTTAGATCAGTTGGAAGGAGCATGCGTGTTCTCGAAGATTGATCTGCGATCGGGCTATCATCAAATAAGAGTTAAGAGTTCGGATGTGCCGAAGACCGCGTTTAGAACCCGATATGGCCATTATGAGTTCCTTGTAATGCCGTTTGGTGTAACGAATGCCCCAGCTGTTTTCATGGACTATATGAATCGGATATTCCAACCCTACTTGGACCAGTTCGTGGTGATCTTTATTGATGACATTCTTATTTATTCTCGTACTCCTCAAGAGCACGGAGAACACTTAAGGATTGTTCTATCAGTATTGCAAGAGAAACAACTGTTTGCCAAGTTAAgtaagtgtgaattttggatgaacgaagtgaggtttcttggtcatgtgataTCACAAGGAAGAGTATCGGTGGATCCATCTAAAGTTGAAGCAGTTACCAATTGGGAAAGACCGAAGAATGCTTCCGAAGTCAGAAGTTTCTTAGGTTTGGCAAGTTACTACCGAAGGTTTATAAAGGGATTTTCACAGATAGCGTTACCAATGACTAGACTTACCCGAAAGGAAATTTCTTTCAAATGGGATTCAAAGTGTGAGAAGAGTTTTATGAGTTTGAAGGAGAAGCTGACGACTGCCCCTGTTTTAGTCATCCCTGATCCTGGTAAGTCCTATGAAGTATTTTGTGATGCCTCTAAGAAAGGATTGGGAGGGGTGTTAATGTAG